The Erigeron canadensis isolate Cc75 chromosome 1, C_canadensis_v1, whole genome shotgun sequence genome segment tatttactagtcttatatcatcataaaaagagtatcaaacttgttaaaacacacatttaaacactttgattttccaTCCAAGTCTAGTGACAAAAGATGAACTTGAGTTATGATATAGACTAACTAGTAAGTTGTATATTATGGACACTTGGTAATGACAATGTCAATGACGTTAGTAACTTGAGTcaattatatattgaacattaAATCACATTCTTGGTCATGGCATTCTAGGGTCTATAGCTAAGTAGTTGTACGTAGGATACTTGTCGTCGTGAGATTTGATCCTCGCCATTGGTACTCATATCCTAGGTTTTGGATAGACGTGGAGACTAGACTGCTCATTTTCTTGGACTACTCATACTTTTAGCTCTTTGATCGCTAAGGTGAGTTTATGGcgccctttttcctttttactttgggcctgaaaagcatgtactGTTGTATACACGACTACTTTATAAATGATCTGTCTTTGTCTATGTCATGTGATTTGGCTACTTAAATCATTTGCCTTATGTTTGCCATGTTGACGGCTGTCTGAAAATGTGTATACACGTCTTATGAAATTTTGCTCTAGGTGACTTAGACTTGCCATGTTGTCGGCTGACTAAATGTTTATGTGATTGACAGACTAAAATGTTCCCCTTATGTAGTTATTACCATTATGAGATCCTAATAGTTGTCTTGTCAGCTTTCGTATCTGACTGTCATAGTTCTGGTCCGCACCCCATTGTAGACGGGAGACCTGTGCGAGGTATTCTGGTGCGCACCCCACTTTAGACGGGAAATCCTGTGCGAGGCATATTAGTCATATTGTCGGACTTAGGTCTGGACTGTCATTATATATTGTCGGATTTTGCTCCCGGCTGTCTTGTCTTAAATAACTACATGTCATTGTGTATTCTCAATGACGACTAAACTTTGGTCAAATACACTGTAAACTCACCAACTATTTCGATAGTTGATCCTCTCAaattcatgcttttcaggtaaccaacagTAAGTCTTGGATCATCTTGGCATTATAGGACCATTCTTTTGACTTTGGACGTATAATTAGCGTCAGACATTGGAGGACTATATTGTTCTTAGTTCTAATTGTAATAGACGGTCCAAACATTTATCTTGTATTAAGTGGGCCCAATTCCATATATGGATGACTTGTATCCGTATTCTGGGGTCCACATTTGAacgattgtacttgtattagaCTTGTAATTGGTATTAAATGGATGTAATTTCTATTAGCCTTTGGTTAGTACGCAATTAGTTTGTTAACCCTGTATTTCCGCTACAACGGGGTGTGACACTAGTGATCCCTCCGGTTTTTGAAAAGTGTAGCAAGATCCTTGATGCAAGTGATCAGATCAAGGCTAGGGATTTGTATTGGGAGGTGGTTTGTGATGATGGGTGTGACCAGGTCAAGAAAGACAAGGGTGAGGAAATGTTGGCTAAGTGTATTGAGTTGAACCCATATGTGGGTGAGCCACATGTGTTGTTGGGTCAGTtttatttgagcaaaggcaggTTTGAAGAGGGTGAAAAGGAGGTTGAAAAGGGTTTGAGTCTTTTGTTGGAATGGGGTTGTTCATGGGACAAAAGGATCTCATGGGAAGGCTGGGTGGCTTGGTGCAGGGTGATGTTGAACCAGGCTAAGGACAAGTCTTGGCCCCAAACTGCTTGGGGAGTCATTAACTTAGGGCTTGTCAATTAAGTAGCCTATGTTAGATTGTTGTGGTCAATGTATTGGTTGGGTTGGGTGTTggtaataataaaatgatactgataataataatagagcCCACTCAATTAAGTTTGTTCACAAGGGTTTGAGCCTTTTATATGTGTTCTTTGTTTTAGAGATATGtcaatttatgtttattttcgTTGGATTAATTGAGAGCAGAAACTTGATAAAAGTGTATATCACTTTATTTTATGGATGGAGGTTACAATTGTAACGGCTTATACCGGTCCTGATACTAATGGTGTCGGCCCCGAAAATCACCAAAACATCATACCGTGTGAAGCTTTTGTATTGCTTTGATTCGATGTAAACCAGCAACCTATTCAGGAGACATGTTAGTTTAACCACAAAACCATATTTTACATGATCTTATACCCATCTCGTTTCCAGACCCGGTATACAAATTTGGTTGTAAGAAGCTCAGTTCTTCGAACAGTGATAAAGTTTATTGTGGAATGTTAGCGCCTCCGCAATGAATGACTTGACCTTGCAGCTGGCATAACATTTGAGTGATCTTCCAATTCCTACTATAGTACTTTATGCATGTTGGCCTACAGCTTAACCATACGTATATGGTTCACTGTGTGTTTTGGTACCAAACCAATTCCAATCCAAAACCAGATCTTTTTAGATGtttcattatatttaattatcaattatGTTCTGCAGGTCTCACCTGGTCAGTTCCAGCGAAGCTCAACGCTCAGAAAACAAATGCCCATATAGATAGTAACGATCCAAATTACAAAACCACTTCTCAGCTAGCTACaacaaacatttaaataaaTGAAGTAAAAACTCACTAATTTCTCATTACATTTTGGAACAACAAATGGTACACAATGTTCATAATATTTGGATTTGTGACGTATAATCCTCAAACCAAAAGAATAGCTTTGCTCAACAAGACAAGTTATTGTAATCTATGATATGTTGCACCCGAGATAGCTATATTCTGCTAAATCTATGCAAGCCTCTGCAATTAACTTGTCTTGGTCCAGTATTTCAGCATCAATTGAAGAGAATTGCTGTAAATGGTTACATATTGTATAGAAGCAGCTTAGAATATGTAGATAAAGAAATTAATGTCCTAGATGGCTAAACAAGGATCCATTATCCCAGCGAAGGTGTAGTGGGAAAAATTAACTGTACAGGATATATGACAGTCTTTTAACTTGCAGCTTAAACTGAAGTACTGTATAGGGACTACTCTGGTGTACCAAATTAGGTCACACACGTAGAGGAAGCAAAATGGGAAGGTTGAATAACGGGCCAAAGTCAGTTGTCCCAGGTATGTCCGGTTGGTCTTAGACGGACCGGCATCCATTACCCATACGCAAATGCTTTGTGGGCCACAGAGTAATTTTGAGAAAATAGGTAACGAAAGACCTTTTTTGGACACAAACCTACAAATGAAAGACCTACTTTGGTCAAAGGTTGAGAAAAGAAAATATCTATCATTATATGAGATTTACCACTTTAAAGAGGAAAAACAGATTTAGAATGTTGTGGCCATTTAAAACACACTTTGGTCGACATTCAACCCTTCTGTCCAATTAGGGATTAAACCATAAGCTAAATTGACTAGTTCGTTGGTTACTGGTTGAAATTACCGATATAACCGCAATCTTTCAATTTGACTAATTATGTGACTGGAAATTGTGACTTTACAGTGTTTATGGAGTGACTTAACTATAAGATTCAATGGCCTGTTCATTGTGTTACACATGCATGTTAATGAAGACTTCTCTATGTTCATGTAACATTGTAAGCCACAAGGTAAGGATGCACATTACTAGTTTTGAAGAATTGATTGTATACTGTTAGTCATATATGCATTATACCGAGGATACAAACAAACAATGATGGACAAAAGCAAAAGCATCAATAAGCATAATCAATGACCATATGTGGACTTTAACAATTTGCAAACAAGAGCATCATGAAATGCAAATTGTTTGCAATTTTCAAGACTGGGTTACAATTTGCTTTGAAGAAAATGAATTGTTTTATGGACTATAAAGTGAACTGGAATCCCTAGTTAAAAGCTGTGGGATCCAAGATCAATTAGGCGAGTAGAaaaactagaggtggcaaaataagAGTGATCTGAGTTGGACAATGGATCAAACTTGTGATTTATAAAGCGTATTGTTTATCCAATTTATTaactagaaaaaaaattatatacaaaaactagattatcttcataaatcataatcTAGATTTTATAATGCAGGCGGTTACAAAGATATATGCATACGAATACCACTCAGCGATAAACCCATTTAACCCACTGGATATGGTTCCTTTTCATTTAAAACTTATAGCCAGTTGCCTCATTAAGCATAATATAACCCAAATGTAATAGAAAGATCACTTTTCATATTAACTAAATTTAGTTACCTTAGTAGGAAATCCCCTGATGTAACCAACAAGTGCTACTTCCATTAGATGATCAACTATTTCATTGCTTCCATTGATGAAACAAGCATTCTGAAATGAAAGCAACACGTTACCGTGCATATTTAATTGTTTATCTTTACCTTATTTACATTTCTTACGAGACACCAAATTCAAATACTAAAAGAAAACGGACAAGGGTTTACATCGTATGTAAGCTTTCGACATTTTTTCAGATCATATTCTTGGTAATTTATTGAAAGCATCAGCTCTCATTGATGtcaaaaagaaatttttaatGTTAGTTGAAATCCCAGTGACCTAATAGCTTATGGAGCAAGTAGCAACAATAATTCGACTCCTTATGGTAAAATATAAACAGGTCAAAATGTGTCCACAAGGAGCATTTTACCAGCTGTTAAACAGGTTAAAATGTGTCACATTTGGTCAGACTAACCTCTgaacactttttaaaatttttataaggCAGTTAAAAAACTTATATGTGATTGGTCATAATCTGATCCAACTTCTATGAATAAAACAACTTAAGAGATTGTAAACACTTAGTGTACTATGGATGACTAATAAACAGTTCAACCTGTTGGATATGTTTCTGAGTTAGCTAAAATGTTTAATTGCTCGTCATTTGTATAACAACATAAAGCTTATATGTTTTGGCAAGAACATAGCATATATCTTTAAGGAGATTGCAAGTACTGTAAATGTTTTAGATTCTCACGATGATTCTTCTAAAAGAGCCATGGCTTCCATCCCAACTGATGCTAACCACAATTTTAACTCTCTCATGTGAGTCGAAGTCAACCCAACCAAAGTAGACACCGCAGGCTTGAACAGGAAGATCAGAAGCCACATTATCTGACAAATTTAAAAGGCACATATAAATATCATTCTATATATTTGTACCAATACTCCAGACTTACGTATGATGTAGCTTAATCTTCTAAGGAAGTTATATGTGAGCCGACATAATCAACAAGGAACAAATAGAGTACATGTTTACTTGGCAATGGGTCACTTCTGTCTGTTAAATCCCTCACTGGCCAAACGGgcatattaataacaaaaattacttAACAGGAATGGAGTAGAAAGTACCAAAGTACTTTTAATGAATAAAACCTTGTCAAAATCATTTTACTTAAAAGGTATTCTAATTTTTGTAGAATATTGACAGGCTAATAATTTAAAAGCATACTGAAAGTATGGGCAGAAACTTGCTTGTGTTAATACAAACTTGTTTAGACCTGTTATCCAACATGGCCGGCACGTCTATCTAGTGATGTGATTATTATCATTAAACAGATGGTAAATATAACATAGTCGGGTAAACTTTAAACCTGAAATTTCTTTTACTAATCCATTTGTGTATGATCCCTTGAAGTGAATTGGTTCAATTGGTAATGCTTTATTCACCCCTGCAACAGTGCAGCCATAGAAACTTTATGAGCAATAATGTTTGCTTTAAGGTGGCTGTATTAAACAATGACAGTACCCGATGCTTAAGTAAAGATAAAGAAACATACAGTCCCCTAAAGGCGGGAGACCCCATTGCTGTGGCTGAAAATCTAGGAACGAATGAATCACATGATCAGCAATTGAAAATTTATCCAATTCACTTTCAATAGATGGAACTGCCACTACTTTCATATTTGCAGCCATTCCAGCTTTAACCCCTACCCTGTTGACATAACTACATGATTAAACCTTCTAGAAGTTTTGAATATCCTCAACCGAATTAAGTATAGTTCAAACTCTCAAACAGACGCAACTATTAGAAAGCACACGAAACTTGCAAATGACATCACAATATTGCAGTTTTTCAAATCAGTGAAGGtaataacaaaataacaaatgaAAATCCCACAATACCCCATCCAACTTTCGTAAAAAGTTAATCACTAATAATCAAATACCTTAAATAAATAGTAATAGATAATAATACGGTTGAAAACACTTGTGAACGACAAGCATTGCCCCTGATATCTTGTACAAAGAATTACTTAATAGATACGTAAACTGAAAAGAGCCCTATCTGGAAGAATATGGCAGTTGTATGAAAACTACAATAAATAGTCTTGGcgtttttaaaaagaaaagcatAAATTGGGGCATACCCTTGTTAAAACACCAACTGGTAACTATTGGAGTCAAATGTATAGTATGACACTATAAAAGCCAAACTTAGATAcacaattatttaaaatttaaaaataatacagAAATCACAAGGACATCATACTCTATTAAGAGAAATAACAAAGACCAGATATTACATACAAAGAATCTTCTATCACAAGACAGGAAGATGCTTCTACACCCATTCTGTTTGCAGCCTCCAAAAATCTAATAACAATAAAGAGATTTcaattcaatttttttcaattaaatctCATAAACTCTCTTTTTGAAATTGTAAAGCTTACAGGTCTGGTGAGGGCTTCCCTGATTTAACATCATCACTTCCAAGAATTACTGAAAAGTACTCTTTCCATCCTATTGTaacaaaaagacaaaatgaGATTAAAGTTACAATTACTTATGCCACAAAATTAACTCTCTCCTTTCCCAGTAGAATAACTACTTTTATGTGTTCCAATgcacattacataataaaactTTGTTTCCACTATATCGGCCATGGCAAGTTACTTTGCATAGCATGTGCAAGAAAGGTGTGATAAAATCATGTTTCTTGCAAAAATAGGTTAAAAAAGAAGTAGATGATATAAAGTAATTCATAACAAAACACTACACAAAAGCGAGAAGCTTAATGTGAGTATGAAAATGATGAATATAGAAACATCATTACCTCTTTGGGCAGAGACTTTAGCTTCTACATTCTTCCTTGCAGAGTTTGAAGCAACTGAAAACGGAATTCCATGCTTATGAAGATGCTTGATAAGGCGGTTGACACCAGGAAGTGGTTTGGCTTGCAGCCAtctaaaattaattaactaattgaaTCAAAATTTCAGAGTGACTGCCATATACTTGTGGTTAGAAATTGCAAATACAATGTAATTGGCAGTGGTAACCCAAAATAAAAGTTAGAAAGTTACGGGTGATAATAGTTCTACGTACTTTCAGTTGTAACACCCAACACTTTATGCATGACAGCTGCCACACTGAAATTTTGATTCAATTAGTTTGGACTGTGTTTCAAGTAAGCACCCTCCAAGACTAAATAACTTGGACTGTGTTTGTTTGGTACAAACTACAATGAACTGTTCATCATCTATAATGTAGCGGGTTGTCGGAATCAATTATTTTGGAAAATGGAAATGGTCATGATCTCTAAAGTTCACTTTTACTCTAGaccaaaataaaaacacaagtgGCGCAAAATCTGGAATGAAGCCTATATCAAGTTTGCATTACAAAGTGAAAGTATTGCATAAATTAGAttgagagagagggagagagagagagagagagagagagagagagagctcACTTTTCATGAAACATGGGCATGATGCTTTCAATGTATTGTTGGGGTGTAAGTGGAAGATCATAGTCTTCAACAATTCCAATTGCTGCCTTATCTTGCAACATCCCAAGTCTCTTGTTTTCCTTGTCCATATCTACAACCTTCCCGTATCTAACAAGAAATTCCTTTAATAGGTCTTTTGTAATTTGCTCTTGATAACAGATAAACCAAAACATGAGATAGCCCAGTAAGTATAATCAAGTCACATATACccaaatgatataaaaagaagATCACAGAACTTatactcttattttttttttatttatatcaagcAATATTGTACTATAGTGTGCACTTGTGCTAGGTCTAATATAATGAGATGAAGTCACA includes the following:
- the LOC122601006 gene encoding bifunctional riboflavin kinase/FMN phosphatase-like isoform X1; amino-acid sequence: MDGRRISAVIFDMDGTLLNTEQITKDLLKEFLVRYGKVVDMDKENKRLGMLQDKAAIGIVEDYDLPLTPQQYIESIMPMFHEKWLQAKPLPGVNRLIKHLHKHGIPFSVASNSARKNVEAKVSAQRGWKEYFSVILGSDDVKSGKPSPDLFLEAANRMGVEASSCLVIEDSLVGVKAGMAANMKVVAVPSIESELDKFSIADHVIHSFLDFQPQQWGLPPLGDWVNKALPIEPIHFKGSYTNGLVKEISDNVASDLPVQACGVYFGWVDFDSHERVKIVVSISWDGSHGSFRRIINACFINGSNEIVDHLMEVALVGYIRGFPTKQFSSIDAEILDQDKLIAEACIDLAEYSYLGCNIS
- the LOC122601006 gene encoding bifunctional riboflavin kinase/FMN phosphatase-like isoform X2; amino-acid sequence: MDKENKRLGMLQDKAAIGIVEDYDLPLTPQQYIESIMPMFHEKWLQAKPLPGVNRLIKHLHKHGIPFSVASNSARKNVEAKVSAQRGWKEYFSVILGSDDVKSGKPSPDLFLEAANRMGVEASSCLVIEDSLVGVKAGMAANMKVVAVPSIESELDKFSIADHVIHSFLDFQPQQWGLPPLGDWVNKALPIEPIHFKGSYTNGLVKEISDNVASDLPVQACGVYFGWVDFDSHERVKIVVSISWDGSHGSFRRIINACFINGSNEIVDHLMEVALVGYIRGFPTKQFSSIDAEILDQDKLIAEACIDLAEYSYLGCNIS